Proteins from one Candidatus Margulisiibacteriota bacterium genomic window:
- a CDS encoding protein kinase, producing the protein MSRLMTSQHPALRLVDRVGRRMFGNGAERLGERLSYGGMIPLGPNGRLKIEELNPQAMMLEALGNNGGNVGPKVSVAGVQAQVADLQLANKQIDTYLEKTTKPGVGKKWLMYGLPALLVTAAKTALLPLTLAVPFFSNVALVGLGSKAMITLGVLANNAIPGVGLGLLLGVAIHLIARGVKRSSAAGQLKKLLADPHTAELLAKRLVETENLAPLKDKLAAANPQLRQLIDNIIKQKLVVPPPAPAPKTDPTDGTQNLDTGDIKPVGPSAPPAPPVDFTGKVGGYTRVKQIGQGGFGAVYLVKNVVTNEPFVVKVIDFDKKIAELKSEGKSGEVIRKELIDLILRFEQEYRIQANFSKPPVNQHLCPSVDTNIYTLFPELAQVSSVEARTSDKFKASFAPERATGKEIFIVNHLVPDKPGSDKGAPELSMALKRKLDPADAIELFLPVLQALGQVHTEYQAAHRDLKPKNILLTENLYGKEMLVIIDWGIAKDVARETQLTSADKLPGTFAYMPPMEHYSVPAKTDTTLSYKWDIYQMGLVILEAITRTNPLRGKSLEELVQLQANPKQMVSGVPNEALQAILAKMLATKPEDNYASMAEVVAAFEGLKLAHEKTEFADSTTGGPAPKGPTGLDDGLGVPPLPPVPNVPPPLPPVATGIPQPNTATVRDALVYLSVINTLLYVDGKSLTGTQLDQINLDLLRVLEAYPDNGDIQLQYGMQQAKLTELISGGTI; encoded by the coding sequence ATGAGCCGGCTGATGACGTCGCAGCATCCCGCCCTCAGGCTCGTGGATCGCGTCGGCAGAAGGATGTTCGGTAACGGCGCGGAACGCCTCGGTGAACGCCTGTCCTACGGCGGGATGATCCCGCTCGGCCCCAACGGCCGCCTCAAGATCGAAGAGCTCAATCCGCAAGCCATGATGCTGGAAGCGCTCGGCAATAACGGCGGCAACGTCGGGCCGAAAGTTTCCGTGGCCGGCGTGCAAGCCCAGGTCGCCGACCTCCAGCTCGCCAATAAGCAGATCGATACTTATCTCGAAAAAACCACCAAACCGGGCGTCGGCAAGAAATGGCTGATGTACGGGCTGCCCGCCCTGCTGGTAACGGCGGCCAAGACCGCCCTGCTCCCGCTGACCCTGGCGGTCCCGTTCTTCTCCAACGTCGCCCTGGTCGGCCTCGGCAGCAAGGCCATGATCACTCTTGGCGTCCTGGCCAATAACGCCATCCCGGGCGTCGGCCTCGGCCTGCTCCTCGGCGTCGCGATCCACCTGATCGCCCGCGGGGTGAAGAGGTCCTCGGCCGCCGGCCAGTTAAAAAAACTGCTGGCCGATCCCCATACCGCCGAGCTCCTGGCCAAACGGCTGGTCGAGACCGAAAACCTCGCCCCGCTCAAGGATAAACTGGCCGCCGCCAATCCGCAGCTCCGGCAGCTGATCGACAATATCATCAAGCAGAAGCTGGTCGTGCCGCCGCCCGCTCCAGCCCCGAAAACCGACCCGACCGACGGGACCCAGAACCTGGATACCGGCGACATTAAGCCGGTCGGCCCGTCCGCCCCGCCCGCGCCGCCGGTCGATTTTACCGGCAAGGTCGGCGGTTACACCCGGGTCAAGCAGATCGGCCAGGGCGGCTTCGGCGCCGTCTACCTGGTCAAGAACGTCGTCACCAACGAACCGTTCGTCGTCAAAGTGATCGATTTCGACAAGAAGATCGCCGAGCTCAAGTCCGAGGGGAAATCGGGCGAGGTCATCCGCAAGGAGCTGATCGACCTGATCCTCCGCTTCGAGCAGGAATACCGGATCCAGGCCAATTTCTCCAAACCGCCGGTCAATCAGCATCTTTGCCCGTCGGTCGACACCAATATCTATACCCTGTTCCCCGAGTTAGCCCAGGTCTCTTCGGTGGAAGCGCGGACCTCCGACAAGTTCAAGGCCTCTTTCGCGCCGGAACGGGCTACGGGAAAAGAGATCTTCATCGTCAACCACCTGGTCCCGGACAAACCGGGCTCGGACAAGGGGGCGCCCGAACTGAGCATGGCGCTTAAGCGGAAACTTGACCCGGCCGACGCGATCGAGCTCTTCCTGCCGGTGCTGCAAGCGCTCGGCCAGGTCCACACCGAGTACCAGGCCGCCCACCGCGACCTGAAGCCGAAAAATATCCTGCTGACGGAGAACCTGTACGGCAAGGAGATGCTTGTCATTATCGACTGGGGGATCGCCAAGGATGTCGCCCGCGAAACCCAGCTGACCAGCGCCGACAAGCTGCCGGGGACTTTCGCCTACATGCCCCCGATGGAGCATTACAGCGTCCCGGCCAAGACCGACACCACCCTTTCATATAAATGGGACATCTACCAGATGGGCCTGGTCATACTGGAAGCGATCACCCGGACCAATCCGCTCCGCGGCAAGAGCCTGGAAGAGCTGGTCCAGTTGCAAGCCAATCCGAAACAGATGGTCAGCGGCGTCCCCAATGAAGCGCTCCAGGCGATCCTGGCGAAAATGCTGGCGACCAAGCCGGAGGATAACTACGCCTCCATGGCCGAAGTGGTCGCGGCGTTCGAGGGCTTAAAACTGGCGCACGAAAAGACCGAGTTCGCCGATTCCACCACGGGCGGCCCGGCTCCCAAGGGACCGACCGGCCTGGATGACGGCTTGGGCGTGCCTCCGCTCCCGCCTGTGCCCAACGTTCCGCCGCCGCTGCCGCCGGTGGCCACCGGCATTCCGCAACCGAACACCGCCACCGTGCGCGACGCGCTGGTTTACCTTTCGGTGATCAACACGCTCCTGTATGTCGACGGGAAATCTCTGACGGGAACCCAACTGGACCAGATCAATCTCGATCTGCTCCGGGTCCTGGAAGCTTATCCCGATAACGGCGATATTCAGCTCCAGTACGGCATGCAGCAGGCGAAACTGACCGAACTGATCAGCGGAGGTACAATATAA
- a CDS encoding protein phosphatase 2C domain-containing protein, translated as MFGLRINRLVCGGANSKRVYTARRGALAAYTNQAGRAENQDGFLALKRGPELFLAVADGMGGHAGGREASKFALQTLQHSLAAGSTPDNALHLANLKVIDAAKTDPALAKMGSTLTAAQITGGSLRLCHVGDSRAYLVDRNGTIDLLTRDHSSSFEMYELFTPGFALPRRDPENVYEILRTHSRSNPIYSYLGLLNTEVFTADHGFPVGARLLLASDGLNYLPYRELKMILQGKMNPKQTVLALMKAVRTVMEPLNAAGIAADNVTILLYENR; from the coding sequence ATGTTCGGCCTGAGGATCAACCGGCTGGTTTGCGGCGGCGCGAACTCAAAACGCGTCTATACCGCCCGCCGCGGCGCCCTGGCGGCCTATACCAACCAAGCCGGCCGCGCCGAGAACCAGGACGGGTTCCTCGCCCTGAAACGCGGTCCAGAGCTGTTTCTCGCCGTCGCCGACGGCATGGGGGGACACGCCGGCGGACGCGAAGCTTCCAAGTTTGCCCTCCAGACGCTGCAGCACTCTCTCGCGGCCGGTTCCACCCCGGACAACGCCCTGCACCTCGCCAACCTTAAAGTCATCGACGCGGCGAAAACCGACCCGGCGCTGGCCAAGATGGGCTCAACGCTAACCGCCGCGCAGATCACCGGCGGATCGCTCCGGCTCTGCCACGTCGGCGATTCGCGCGCCTACCTGGTCGACCGGAACGGGACCATCGACCTGTTGACCCGCGACCACAGCTCCAGCTTTGAGATGTATGAGCTCTTTACCCCCGGCTTTGCCCTGCCGCGCCGCGATCCGGAAAATGTCTACGAGATCCTGCGGACCCACAGCCGCTCTAACCCGATCTATAGCTATCTCGGCCTGTTGAACACCGAAGTCTTTACCGCCGACCATGGTTTTCCCGTCGGGGCCCGGCTGCTCCTCGCTTCCGACGGACTTAACTACCTCCCCTACCGGGAGCTGAAAATGATCCTGCAGGGGAAAATGAATCCCAAACAGACGGTCCTCGCCCTGATGAAAGCGGTCCGGACGGTCATGGAGCCGCTCAACGCCGCCGGCATAGCCGCCGATAACGTCACTATTCTCCTCTACGAAAACCGGTAA
- a CDS encoding PKD domain-containing protein — translation MSDILDYIGSIFSTPSPSVSACVAPADSCLARNGLPTYPTYINPSPADVYLSAFAEGVTLTWTPESQPAIINADDSFAGMKLICKFSTGNVEAVPDENGNLAISHTLSAPLSSPVMCDLVYEDCDGNSKTLRDAVTLYGPRVIDDSQTNLDQCYYNPSPIIVPGYSLDVENLAAEHEEIYEGDTVRLSFPVAGITECDGSADELAVAIIVDGAEYAPAIDGDRYYADVTLADNLPGVPYKAAVRVIDNNPLHSGSQAVYSDEISIYVQSAGSSTDLPSATISSNLAYSYHAGETATDITCYSDDPDATFAWSVTRPGPDEDEAVVQYFDGATIASYTFDLEGDYDFHCEVTAGDGVTQNHEIRSVGVYPAETVIPAASIIAPFSGSTGETITFIAGDADEGTYAYVWNFGDGNSAAGSLVDYAYTDSGTYTVGLTVSRLDDPEVYNTVTQQVTIAPPAVTPPILSLIAPYAAHVGEAVELNIASADTANWDYAFNFGDGTAIAAGISASHAYAEQGTYTIQLTATSTADAALQYNVTQSISIVPVEIELPALSCVVPYSAQVGSTIMMSVASPDEANWGYSWQFGDGEAVSGTSVTHAYADQGTYTVRLTAVSLADPSISTYISQAIAIVPISVALPALSLLAPYAAEEDTSVAFSVVSPDTAHWTYTFQLGDGSAAQTATMVNHTYAAAGKYTVLLTAAYNDDPTISSTISHIMTIVPHGDPVPSLELSPGMGAAPLTVTADATDSYATAAGAAITNYLFNWGDGSAEESSATGVLSHLFSCSGSSCAYTVRVTVTDSYGGIANITATVSTWQP, via the coding sequence ATGAGCGATATTCTGGATTACATCGGGAGCATATTTTCGACCCCGTCGCCGTCGGTTTCCGCCTGCGTCGCCCCGGCCGATTCCTGCCTGGCCCGCAACGGCCTGCCGACCTACCCGACCTATATCAACCCGTCCCCGGCCGACGTTTACCTGTCCGCGTTCGCGGAGGGCGTCACCCTGACCTGGACGCCCGAATCGCAGCCGGCCATTATCAACGCCGACGACTCTTTTGCCGGGATGAAGCTGATCTGCAAGTTCAGCACCGGCAACGTCGAGGCCGTGCCCGACGAGAACGGCAACCTGGCGATCAGCCACACGCTGAGCGCCCCCCTCTCCAGCCCGGTCATGTGCGACCTGGTCTACGAAGATTGCGACGGCAACAGCAAGACCCTGCGCGACGCCGTCACCCTGTACGGCCCGCGGGTGATCGACGATTCCCAGACCAACCTTGACCAGTGCTATTACAACCCGTCGCCGATCATCGTCCCCGGCTACAGCCTCGACGTCGAGAACCTGGCGGCCGAGCACGAAGAAATATATGAAGGCGACACCGTCCGCCTCTCGTTCCCTGTCGCCGGCATCACCGAGTGCGACGGCAGCGCCGATGAACTGGCCGTTGCCATTATCGTCGACGGCGCGGAGTACGCGCCGGCGATCGACGGCGACCGGTATTACGCCGATGTCACGCTCGCCGACAACCTGCCCGGCGTCCCTTATAAAGCAGCGGTCAGGGTCATCGACAACAACCCGCTCCACAGCGGCAGCCAGGCGGTCTACAGCGACGAGATCTCGATCTACGTCCAGAGCGCTGGCAGCAGCACCGACCTGCCGTCGGCCACCATTTCGTCCAACCTGGCCTACAGCTACCACGCCGGCGAGACGGCGACGGACATCACCTGCTATTCCGACGATCCGGACGCGACCTTCGCCTGGTCCGTCACCCGCCCCGGCCCCGACGAAGACGAAGCAGTGGTCCAGTATTTCGACGGCGCGACGATCGCCTCCTACACTTTTGACCTGGAAGGCGATTACGATTTCCACTGCGAAGTGACCGCCGGCGACGGCGTCACCCAGAACCACGAGATCCGGTCGGTCGGCGTTTACCCGGCGGAGACGGTTATCCCCGCCGCTTCGATCATCGCCCCGTTCTCGGGGAGCACCGGCGAAACGATCACCTTTATCGCCGGCGACGCCGATGAGGGGACCTACGCTTACGTCTGGAACTTCGGCGACGGCAACAGCGCCGCCGGTTCGCTGGTCGACTACGCTTACACCGACTCCGGCACCTATACCGTCGGCCTGACGGTTTCCCGGCTCGACGATCCGGAGGTCTACAATACCGTTACCCAGCAGGTGACCATCGCCCCGCCTGCGGTTACGCCGCCAATCCTGTCGCTGATCGCCCCTTACGCCGCCCACGTCGGCGAGGCGGTCGAACTGAACATCGCCAGCGCCGACACGGCGAACTGGGACTACGCCTTTAATTTCGGCGACGGCACGGCGATCGCCGCCGGCATCAGCGCCAGCCACGCCTATGCCGAGCAGGGGACCTACACCATCCAGCTGACGGCCACCAGCACGGCCGATGCGGCGCTCCAGTACAACGTGACCCAGAGCATTTCGATCGTCCCGGTCGAGATCGAGCTGCCGGCCCTCTCCTGCGTCGTCCCCTATTCCGCCCAGGTGGGCAGCACCATTATGATGAGCGTCGCTTCGCCCGACGAGGCGAATTGGGGCTATTCCTGGCAGTTCGGCGACGGCGAGGCCGTCAGCGGCACCAGCGTCACCCACGCTTACGCCGATCAGGGGACCTACACCGTCCGCCTGACCGCCGTTTCCCTGGCCGACCCGTCGATCAGCACCTATATCTCCCAGGCGATCGCGATCGTGCCGATCAGCGTCGCGCTGCCGGCCCTTTCCCTGCTCGCCCCGTACGCCGCCGAAGAAGACACCAGCGTCGCCTTCAGCGTGGTCTCGCCGGACACGGCGCACTGGACCTACACCTTCCAGCTGGGCGACGGCAGCGCCGCGCAGACCGCCACCATGGTCAACCACACTTACGCCGCGGCCGGTAAATACACGGTCCTGCTGACCGCCGCCTATAACGACGATCCGACGATCAGCTCCACGATCTCCCACATCATGACGATCGTGCCGCACGGCGACCCGGTCCCGTCGCTGGAGCTGAGCCCGGGGATGGGGGCGGCGCCGCTCACCGTCACCGCCGACGCGACCGACAGCTACGCCACCGCGGCCGGCGCGGCGATCACCAATTATTTGTTCAACTGGGGCGACGGCAGCGCGGAAGAGTCGAGCGCAACCGGCGTGCTCAGCCACCTGTTCAGCTGCTCCGGCAGCTCGTGCGCCTATACGGTCAGGGTCACGGTGACCGACAGCTACGGCGGTATCGCTAACATCACCGCCACGGTCAGCACCTGGCAGCCATAA
- a CDS encoding glycosyl hydrolase family 8, with translation MSEAIRPIGNPDYSAVLRQSWEYYAKNMIDETGRPLALPDTGDIDRDGNTSEQVTFSEAAAYVMLRAVMIGDHDTFVKVWQWTRDNLQRQNLDYVYTCPAEKPAGCASNWWQIKPSPEYQDHLFAWRYVPSLNGGDHPGGVIVYKSGVGDEVVDLSGLSAASDDIEIAAALALAGSRGWDPAGEYAAEAKAILGDAWEKYVVKVGDRNYFFAGDQFARSGDINPSYFRPAFFRSLFQQIDGTHPWASLTDTVYDTLEASGDLTLGGKRGSKNLPPNWVALDYNGNYTTSVLFPGVAGELFGRDAFRTLFAVAQDYAWFGDPAAKRYLTDPQVGPLAFLRSRVNDQGMVIPAGFHHDGSSVSPNGVEQTVGLNQEHFAFYGGYIPFLYYAGEQAKARSIISRLDQAYSRDGYWGADSRDYYNQNWLWFGLMLTNGLPEADPVLAALQTAKAEADRQINPPVVEVPAGYTLQVDLALGDLTPDRTPVLSREAAIALLDVCQIKELLAAIAQQPYSPLDRSNDRFAQFIKLNQLDQKYPHKLLAYFTSPTSYWNNVITLLSAAAQKLAEANDRAGTLAAVEQCRLFRQQIAPLTGLAKIYAPHDYSKVTLDLTEAELRSRLPNEGLAFYEEGRRIAAGAINAMFAVNRETAAPDYYLIGKALLIIGDLYLQLDSERQSVCSTVPLSYYREMAGFYYDQAAEIGENRVNIFDPDAGLFQTIEPADYLNALLVNWNKGYLSESELTEAKLAVHYLRGAALAKGAAIYLRETGAKEIDRLFTEIARTDEAFAQLELAGGDPQNFNLAFAQATKADLLLSLSDRVKYLSQTAGFLPGQEEDIKLALAMLTGGDIDAVTENADRLVEIAAELYRQVPDTYSYLYATAQVKQMEIAIRRGDFINREFSLLRPFYTNPALLSQPIPENEFMYIQMNYLKALLLVSTKRSGGLQEARDLLNEVLWSANSLAEPYRAYFQLHARLKLAEIIAKIGSPAEKRNLTKVFAELEKAADQLATSGPQLSWQPYSFKAELYHEWSTLIRDSNLARAQQMGAKALEMCRLSNSPYDRTLRMQEIITAFKPYLNRYEQYVVR, from the coding sequence ATGAGCGAAGCCATTAGACCGATAGGTAACCCTGATTACTCCGCCGTTCTCCGGCAGTCCTGGGAGTACTACGCCAAGAACATGATCGACGAGACCGGCCGGCCGCTCGCCCTCCCCGACACCGGCGACATCGACCGCGACGGCAACACGAGCGAGCAAGTCACCTTTTCCGAAGCGGCCGCCTACGTCATGCTCCGCGCCGTCATGATCGGCGACCACGACACCTTCGTCAAGGTCTGGCAGTGGACCCGCGATAACCTGCAGCGGCAGAACCTCGACTACGTCTATACCTGCCCCGCCGAAAAACCGGCCGGCTGCGCCAGCAACTGGTGGCAGATAAAACCCAGCCCTGAATACCAGGACCACCTTTTCGCCTGGCGCTATGTCCCGTCGCTCAACGGCGGCGACCACCCCGGCGGCGTGATCGTTTACAAAAGCGGCGTCGGCGACGAGGTCGTCGACCTGAGCGGCCTGAGCGCCGCTTCCGATGATATTGAGATCGCCGCCGCGCTCGCCCTGGCCGGTTCCCGCGGCTGGGACCCGGCCGGCGAATACGCCGCCGAGGCCAAAGCCATCCTGGGCGACGCCTGGGAAAAATACGTCGTCAAGGTCGGCGACCGGAACTACTTCTTCGCCGGCGACCAGTTCGCCCGGTCGGGCGACATCAACCCGAGCTATTTCCGGCCGGCCTTTTTCCGCTCTCTCTTCCAGCAGATCGACGGCACCCATCCCTGGGCCAGCCTGACCGACACCGTTTACGACACGCTCGAAGCGAGCGGCGACCTCACCCTCGGCGGTAAGCGCGGAAGCAAGAATCTGCCGCCCAACTGGGTCGCGCTCGATTATAACGGCAACTACACCACCAGCGTCCTGTTCCCCGGCGTCGCCGGCGAGCTCTTCGGCCGCGACGCGTTCCGGACCCTGTTCGCCGTCGCCCAGGATTACGCCTGGTTCGGCGATCCGGCGGCGAAGAGATATTTGACCGACCCGCAGGTCGGGCCGCTCGCCTTCCTCCGGTCTCGGGTAAACGACCAGGGGATGGTGATCCCGGCCGGCTTCCACCACGACGGCTCCAGCGTCAGCCCCAACGGCGTGGAGCAAACCGTCGGCTTGAACCAGGAGCATTTCGCCTTCTACGGCGGCTACATCCCGTTCCTCTATTACGCCGGCGAACAGGCCAAAGCGCGGTCGATCATCAGCCGCCTCGACCAGGCTTACAGCCGGGACGGCTACTGGGGCGCCGACAGCCGCGACTATTACAACCAGAACTGGCTCTGGTTCGGCCTGATGCTGACCAACGGATTGCCGGAAGCCGATCCGGTGCTGGCCGCGCTCCAGACGGCCAAAGCGGAAGCCGACCGGCAGATCAACCCGCCGGTGGTGGAAGTTCCCGCCGGTTACACCCTGCAGGTCGATCTCGCCCTGGGCGACTTGACCCCCGACCGGACGCCGGTCCTCTCGCGCGAAGCGGCGATCGCCCTGCTCGATGTTTGCCAGATCAAAGAACTGCTCGCGGCGATCGCCCAACAGCCGTACTCGCCGCTCGACCGGTCGAATGACCGGTTCGCGCAGTTCATCAAGCTGAACCAGCTCGACCAGAAATATCCGCATAAGCTGCTCGCTTATTTCACCAGCCCGACCTCCTACTGGAACAACGTCATCACCCTGCTCTCCGCCGCGGCGCAGAAACTGGCCGAGGCGAACGACCGGGCCGGCACGCTGGCCGCGGTCGAGCAATGCCGGCTCTTCCGGCAGCAGATCGCCCCGCTGACCGGCCTGGCCAAGATCTACGCGCCGCACGACTACAGCAAAGTCACGCTCGACCTGACCGAGGCCGAGCTCCGCTCCCGCCTGCCTAACGAGGGGCTCGCGTTCTACGAAGAAGGCCGGCGGATCGCCGCCGGCGCGATCAACGCGATGTTCGCCGTCAACCGCGAGACCGCGGCCCCCGACTATTACCTGATCGGCAAGGCGCTGCTGATCATCGGCGACCTCTATCTCCAGCTCGACAGCGAGCGCCAGTCGGTCTGCTCCACCGTGCCGCTCAGCTACTACCGGGAAATGGCCGGTTTCTATTACGACCAGGCGGCGGAGATCGGCGAAAACCGGGTCAACATTTTCGACCCCGACGCCGGACTTTTCCAGACGATCGAGCCGGCCGATTACCTCAACGCCCTGCTGGTCAACTGGAACAAAGGATACCTGTCCGAAAGCGAATTGACCGAAGCCAAACTGGCGGTCCACTACCTGCGGGGCGCGGCGCTGGCCAAGGGCGCGGCCATCTATCTCCGGGAAACCGGCGCCAAGGAGATCGACCGGCTGTTCACCGAGATCGCCCGGACCGACGAAGCGTTTGCCCAGCTCGAGCTGGCCGGCGGCGACCCGCAGAACTTTAACCTGGCCTTCGCCCAGGCGACCAAAGCCGACTTGCTCCTCTCGCTCTCCGACCGGGTCAAATACCTCTCCCAGACGGCGGGGTTCCTCCCCGGTCAGGAAGAGGATATCAAGCTCGCTCTCGCCATGCTGACCGGCGGCGACATCGACGCCGTGACGGAGAACGCCGACCGCCTGGTGGAAATAGCCGCGGAGCTCTACCGGCAGGTGCCCGACACTTACTCCTACCTCTACGCCACCGCGCAGGTCAAGCAGATGGAGATCGCCATCCGGCGGGGCGACTTCATCAACCGGGAATTCAGCCTCCTGCGGCCGTTCTACACCAATCCGGCTTTGCTCAGCCAGCCGATCCCGGAGAACGAATTCATGTACATCCAGATGAACTACCTGAAAGCGCTCCTCCTGGTCTCGACCAAGCGGTCCGGCGGCCTGCAGGAAGCCCGCGACCTGCTCAACGAAGTGCTCTGGTCGGCCAACAGCCTGGCCGAGCCATATCGCGCTTACTTCCAGCTCCATGCCCGGCTCAAACTGGCCGAGATCATTGCCAAGATCGGCAGCCCGGCCGAGAAACGCAACTTGACCAAGGTTTTTGCCGAGCTGGAAAAAGCTGCCGACCAGTTGGCAACCAGCGGCCCGCAACTCTCCTGGCAGCCTTACTCGTTCAAGGCCGAGCTCTATCACGAATGGTCGACCCTGATCCGCGACAGCAACCTGGCCAGAGCACAGCAAATGGGCGCGAAAGCCCTGGAAATGTGCCGGCTCTCCAATTCGCCTTATGACCGGACGCTCCGGATGCAGGAGATCATCACCGCATTCAAGCCGTACTTGAACAGGTACGAGCAGTATGTGGTACGATAG